GCAGCGCGAGCTGCGCCAGGGCCGGATCGACGTCGGAGCCCTCTACCGCTCGTTCACGCGGGCTGCGGCCAAGCAGTGCTCGAACCCGGCGCTAGTCTCCGACAAGTGCATCGAGGCCAATACCGTACGGCCCAAGAAGGGCCGCAGCGTGCGGGCCGAGGAGTGATGATCCGTGTTTCAACGTCTGATAACTGTTGATCTTGCACAAGTAGCCTGTAAGGGCGGGCTGTTTACGCCGTACACACGGGAAATCTTTGAATCCATGCAACCTTTCGGGAGTCCTATGGATGTATGCGGAAGGAGGAGTCGATGACGAATCGCAGCTTGAAAACATTGTCGGTTCTTGCTCTTGTGCTGAGCCCCGCGCTCGCCTTCGCAAGGCCCATCCAATCCAGCGGCGTTCACCAGCGCCCGGTACTGTTCCACGATCGCAGCGCGCGTATGCACGTTGATCGCGGCTCTGTTGCCCACCACTAAACTGCTGTAAAGCACCTGATCTCCAGAGTTAGAGTTTCGGACGGCCGCGAAGCTAGCGCGCGGTAGCCCGGGCTCTCTGGATAAAGGCTTCAACCTTGGCCCGGTCCTTTACCCCGGCCGATTGCTCCACACCACTGGCAACGTCCACGCCCCACGGTTCAAGCGCCGCAATCGCTTCCCCCACATTCTCAGGAGTCAGGCCACCGGCTACGATCAGCCGCAAGGCATTGTGCTGCTTCAAAACGCCGCGGGCGCGGCCCCAGTCGAAGTGGACCCCGGTTCCGCCGGTCGCGGAGCCAATCTTGGAATCGACCAGCACGCGGTAGCCCTCTGGTGCGCTGGCCACCTCGGCCAGTTGGCGGGTGGCTTCGTTTTCTTGCTCTGGGCCTCCATCGACGACCCAGGAGAGGGTGGGGATGATCTGGACGCCGGGCAGTTTGGCGGCCACGGCCCGCGCCAGGGCCAGATTGACGCCGCCGTGGAGCTGCACCGTATCGAGACCGGCCTCGGTGGCGGCGCGGGCGATCTCCTCCGCGTCCGGCGTGGCGAAGACTCCGACCTTCTCGACGTGGCTGGGCAGATGTGGCGTAATAGCCGCTACCTGTGCGGCGACCACGCGGCGCTTGCTGGGCGCGAAGACGAAGCCCACTGCGTCTGCACCGGCTTCGGCGGCCATCAGGGCGTCATCGAGAGTGGTGTTGGCACAGATCTTGATCCACATGGCTTAAACCGCGCAGGGGGCAGCTTTGCCGATGAGCTGGGCCAGCGCCACCGCCGGGTCCGGCTCCCGCATCAGCGTTTCGCCGACGAGAAAGGCGTTGTAGCCCGCTCCGAGCAGACGCTCGATGTCTGCGGAGTCGCGGATGCCGCTCTCGGCCACGCGCAGGACGCCCGAGGGCATGGCCGCGGCCAGCTCGGTGTGGGTCTCGGGCTTTACCTCGAGGGTCTTGAGGTCGCGGCTGTTGACGCCGATGACCTCGAACCCGAGGGCGACCGCACGCTCCAGCTCGGACAGGTTGTGGACCTCGCAGAGGACGTCGAGACCCCGGCGTGCGGCCTCAGAGGCCAGTTCGGCCAGCACTGCATCGGGGTGCGCCGCGACGATCAGCAGGATGGCGTCGGCTCCGGCGGCACGGGCTTCGAGGATCTGGAAGGGATCGAGGATGAAGTCCTTGCGCAGCACGGGGATGGAGACGACGCGGGAGACCGCCTGCAAGTCGGCGAGCGAGCCCTGGAAGTAGTCCTCGTCGGTGAGCACGGAGATGGCCGCCGCACCTGCCGACTGGTAGCGCTGGGCGATCCACGCGGGCTGGAAGTCGGCCCGGATGACGCCGCGCGAGGGCGATGCCTTCTTGACCTCGGAGATGATGGCTGGGCCGGTGGAGGCGACGCTGCGCAGCCCGGCGGCAAAGCCACGCGGCTGGTGGGCCTTGGCGAGCGCCTCCAGATGGCCGAGGTCGGCTGCCTGCTTGCGCTCCATCACCCGCAGCAGCGTGGTGGCCATGATCTTTTCGAGGTGCGTGGACATGCGATCTCCTGGAGAAAGTGTTACGAGCAACAAAACACCCCTCACGCTGGAGGGGTGTTTTTAGAACTTTGGTGCCGAAGAAGGGACTCGAACCCCCACACCCTTGCGAGTACGTGGACCTGAACCACGCGCGTCTGCCAATTCCGCCACTACGGCACTACCTTCAAGCCATCCGGGGAGGCACTCCCGAACTCCTTGCCTGAATCCTGAGTATGCCAAATTTGGCCCCTGGTGTCAATTCCGGCTGCCTTCGGTACACTGGGTTCAGGTTGACGTCCCGAGTTCGGTTAGCATAACTCCCTCCCTGGCGAGCGCCAACGCAAGAGGTCCTAATTTCTATGACGCCAGTGCCGCCCAAACCGGCTCCAGCCGGGGCCACGGATGCCAATTCGGAGCTGATTCCCGACGAGCTTGCACTCGACATACGCCGCTACGCGCACGACCTGTCGAACGCGCTCGAGATCATCGTGCAGACCAGCTACCTGCTCTCGACCGCCGAGCTGAAGGAACCGGCTGCGGCGTGGCTGGGGATGCTCGACGGCGGCGTGGAGAAGGCGCTCGAGATCAACCTGGCGCTACGCAACTACATCAAGGCGCACACGGCCAAGTAGCTACTTGGCCGCTTTCTTCGCGGCCTTCTTGACGACTTTCTTAGCCGTCCGCTTGGCCACACGCGGGGCCGCTGCCTTTTTCGCGACCGTGGCGCGCCGCGCTCCCACAGCCTTCACCGGCTTGCCGACGCTCGCCGAGGCCAGCCCCGCCGCGAATCCCGCGGCCAGAGCTGCCTTGGTCCCATCCGTCGCGGACTCCAACTGCTTCAGCTTGTCGGCGTGGCTTTCGAGCAGCTTTTCGAGCGACTGGATCAGCGTGCGGGTCTGCATGGGCTTGACCAGCATCTTGTCCGCGCCCATGTTCTGCCAGTCTTCGTCGGCGACGGGGAAGGCGGTGAGCAGCGCCACGGCCGGATGGTAGGCCGCGGTGCGAGCCGCCACGATCACCTCGCGGCCAGCCTCGTCGGACTCCATCCGCATGTCGGTGATGACCATGTGGTACTCGCGGGCCTTCAGCCGGGCCCTGGCCTCGCGCGCGCTGGCCGCGGTGTCCACGTCGAAACCGCTGATCTCCAGCACGGCTTTCAGGGTAAGAAGCACAGCCACTTCATCGTCCACCAGCAGGATTCGACGCTTGCTCACAGTTCAGCTCTCCTCAATTACCAGAGTCGTTCGATCCGGACTCATGTCATGCAGCATCTTTCTGCGCTCCTATCATCATCGCAGACCGCAGTCTCCGCAACCACGGAGGCCGAACGGTCATCTAATCGACTGTAAGCCCAGAAGCTATCCCGTTCCGGCACAACTTCTGGTGCAACGTGGGCCAGATACGCCGATATCACAGAAAAGACGTGGATTAGTGCTATACTCCACGTTGCAGCGGCTTTTGCCGAACTGGGGCAAACCCGCGTCTAAACTCCTAACCACAGACATGGCCGGCCGGTGTGCCGTCCGTGGAGGCCACCTATTCCACCGATTGATAAGCGTTCCGCAAAATCCTTTATCCGCACCAACGAGCGCATTCGCGCCCGCGAAGTCCGCGTCATCGACGAGAACGGCGAGCAGTTGGGCGTCATGGTCCCCTTCGAGGCCCTGAAGCTGGCCCGCGAGCGCTCGCTCGACCTGGTCGAGATTTCGCCCAATGCCGTTCCCCCTGTGTGCAAGATCCAGGACTACGGCAAGTTCCTTTATGAGAAGGACAAGTCCGACCGCGCCGCGCGCAAGAAGCAGAAAGTTATTGTTATCAAAGAGGTTAAGTTCTCCGTCACGGTAGACGAGCACGACTACCAGACCAAGAAGAACATGGCCGTGCGCTTCCTCGGTGAAGGCGACAAGGTAAAGGCTTCGCTGCGCTTCAAGGGCCGCCAGATGGCCCACCGCGATCTGGGCTACAAGATCATCAACCGCCTGATCGTCGATATCGGCGACGCCGGACTGGTCGAGTTTATGCCGCGCATGGAAGGCACCACCCTGCACGCGATCCTGGCACCTTCGAAGAAGGCCGAGCAGCAGCAGCAGGCTCCGCCGCCGAAGAAGCCGGCTCCTGCGGCCTCCACTCCCGCGGCACAGGCTCCGGCCGCGAAGGCCGAGCCCGTTGCGACGACTGCCGAGTAACGCGATTCTCCCAGTATCTTGAACTTTAGGTCCTGAAGAAGATCGACAAAGTCGGCGCGTCGGACATATAAAAACAGCAAAGTCGAGATCGCCCCCATCGGCACGATGAGGGGCGATTATTTTCGCCTCAAAAACGAGACGGATGTTACCTTTGTTGTCATAAATCAGATCGCCCCGGTTCATATCTACATCGAACAGATGGAGATGATATTTAGCCGAAGCCTCATCTGCTGCAGAGTGAAGAGACGTACAGAGTTTGCCTCCGTCTCGGTCCAGTACTTCCGGCTGGTTCTGGATCGTCCAATTCATGTAAAGCTTCGACGATAAGATCTCGAGTACACGTCTCACAATGACTGACTCCCCGATCTCCGACAACCCGATCTTTCCTCTGCCACGCTGGCTGAAGCTCGGCAGCATCTCCTCTCTGCTGTTTTCGGCAGTGCTGGCAGCGGCGTTCATCATCGCCGGCGGCTTCACGGTCTACTCCAATATGCGAAACACCGAGGAAGTCAGGGCCTGGGTGAGCCACTCGCAGGGCATCGTCACGAATCTGCAGGTGCAGGAGCAGCGGCTCGATCGAGTGGATTATGGCCTGCAACTGTACAGCCTGACCGGAGTGCGAGCCCATCTGAAGATGGCCTCGTCCAACCTGTCGACCCTCAGCATCAGCCTGGTGCAGCTACGCGATCAGATGAAGGATAACGACTCGCAGGAACGCCACGTGCAGGAGCTGGATCGGGCGGTGGCGGACCTGGTGAACGCGCTCAACCAACCCGATGTGGGCTCCGATAGCCGGACCGACCCCCAGAACCGGCCGGTACCTGAGCGACAGATCTCCGTCTGTCGCGACAAGCTCAGCATCCTGTTGCAGGAGGAGCGCGCTCTGCTGCGACAGCGGAGCGACGGCTCACGCAATAGCTTCTACCGCAGCTTTCTGCTGACAATCGGCTACCTGGGCGTCTCGACTGTGATCGTGGCGCTGCTCTTCGGCTTTCTCTTTCGCGATAGCTGGCGGCGGCGGCACGATGAGCGGAGGCTCTTCGCGGCCAACAACGAGCTGGAGGCGACGGTTCTCAAGCTGACGGAGCGGGTACACGAGTCGGCGCTGCTGACCTCGGCCCGCGACGAGCTGCAGCTCTGCACCTCGGCCCAGCAGGCGTATGATTGCGCGGCGCACCATATGCAGCGGCTGCTGCCGGATACGAATGGCGCGATCCTGATGATCAGCAACTCGCGGCGCATGGTGGAGATCGTCTCCGAGTGGGGGCACCCCACCGCGCTGCTGGACGGCGTCGATCTGAACGCGTGCTGCGGCCTGCGCGCAGGCAAGCTGCGCTGGCGCAAGCCGGGACTCTCGGAGCTGGACTGTGCGCACTTTCTCGGAGCGCCGCCCGATACTTACCTATGCGTGCCGCTGGCCGCCTACGGCGAGACGATGGGGTTCGCGTTCATCAGCTTCGAGAAGCCCGAGGCCGTGCCGCTGGCTGAGGCGCGTAGTCCGCTGGTGATGGAGCTGGCCGAGCTGGGGTCGCTGTCGATCGCGGGCCTCAACCTGCGCGCGAGGCTGGAGCGGCAGTCGATCCGTGACGGGCTGACCGGGCTCTTCAACCGGCACTTCATGGAGATTGCACTGGAGCGCGAGATCCGCCGGGTGAAGCGGCAGAAGACCACGCTGGCCGTGCTGATGCTGGATGTGGATCACTACAAGCAGTTCAACGACACCTTCGGGCACGAGGCCGGGGATATCGTGCTGCGGCAGGTGGCGGAGTGCTTCCGCAGGGCGGTGCGGGAGGAGGACGTGATCTGCCGGTATGGCGGCGAGGAGTTCATCATCATCATGCCGGATGTGACGGAGCAGATCGCGAGGCTGCGCGCGGAGTCGATTCTTACGAGTGTTGCCGAGACACAGATGCAGTTTCGCGGCGAGGTGCTGCGGTCGGTGACGGTGTCGGCGGGCATTGCGATGTATCCGGTGGCGGGCAAGCGGGGCGAGGAGCTGATCCGGATGGCGGATGCCGCGTTGTACCGCGCGAAACACAATGGCCGGAACCAGGTCCAGTCGGCCTCCACGAAGCTGGAGCCGGAGACCGCGACCACCCCGCAACCAGCCTGACGGTACTTCGTGCGATTCTGAGCCAGCGGAACAACCATGCGAGCGGCCTTGGACGCTTCGCATGGGCTCAAGTTGCAGATATCTCCGCCGCGGTGTAAGGTAAAGGGCAAGATGATCCAGAGCTTTAGCCCGTCGTTTACCATCCGCTTCTGGCGCGCCTATTGGCGTGTGGGGGCGGACTCGGCGGTGTAGATATAGGACTCATCTGACAGATTGCTTCACGCTTCAGACGATTCCATACGACCCACGAGCCGCTGCCCACATCCGGGTAGCGGTTTTTTAGTGTCAGCAGAGAGATTTTTGGAGAACAGGCAATGGCAACGATGACAATCCCGGCCCACGACCTCAAAGGACGCTTCGGCGCCTATGGCGGACGCTACGTGCCCGAGACCCTGATGGCCGCGCTCGAAGAGCTGGAGGCCGCCTATGCCGCAGCCGACGCCGACCCCGGCTTCCATGCCGAGCTGGACGGGCTGCTGCGCAACTACTGCGGACGGCCTACGCCGATCTACTTCGCCAAGCGGCTGAGCGAGCACCTGGGCGGCGCGAAGATCTACCTGAAGCGCGAAGACCTGCTCCACACCGGCGCGCACAAGATCAACAACGCGCTGGGACAGGGCTTGCTGGCGAAGCGCATGGGCAAGCAGCGCATCATCGCGGAGACGGGCGCAGGCCAGCACGGAGTGGCCACCGCGACCGTGTGCGCGCTGCTGGGGCTGGAGTGCGTGATCTACATGGGCGAGGAGGACATGCGGCGGCAGGAGCTGAACGTCTACCGGATGCGCCTGCTGGGTGCGGAGGTGCGCGGTGTGGCCTCCGGCTCGGCGACCCTGAAGGACGCTATCAACGACGCCATGCGCGACTGGGTGACGAACGTCCGCACGACCTATTACATTCTCGGCTCGGCGCTTGGCGCGCACCCCTACCCGACGATGGTGCGCAACTTCCACCGCGTCATCTCGATCGAGGCGCGCAGGCAGTTTCTGGAGGAAGTGGGTCGGCTGCCGGATGCAGTCGTCGCCTGTGTCGGCGGCGGCTCGAACGCCATTGGGGCCTTCTATGAGTTCATTCCCGATGCAAACGTGCGGCTGATCGGCGTCGAGGCCGGTGGCCGCGGCACGGCGCTGGGCGAGCACGCGGCGCGGTTCCAGAGGGTCGGCGGCGGCGTTCCGGGAGTGTTGCAGGGGACGTACTCGTATGTGCTCCAGAACGATGCCGGACAGGTCAGCTCGACCCACTCGGTGAGCGCGGGGCTGGACTACGCCAGCGTCGGCCCGGAGCACGCGATGCTGCATGACTCGGGCCGCGCCTCGTACGTCTCGGCCACCGATGCCGCCGCGCTCGCAGCTACCGTTACGCTCTCGCGCACCGAGGGGATTCTTCCGGCGCTCGAATCCGCACACGCGGTTGCCGAGGCTATCCGCCTCGCGCCGACCATGGGGACTGACCAGATCCTGATGGTCAACCTCTCCGGCCGTGGCGACAAGGATATGGGGATTCTCTCGCGGGAACTGGATCTTCAAGGCGCAACCGCAAAAATTTAGAACGTAGCTCTTAGAACGTAGTTCGAGGAACGCATGGCAATCGAATTTCGCACCAAACCCGGCATCGTAGCCTACCTGACGGCGGGCGACCCGGACCTGAACACCACCCGCGATATCGCGCTCGCCGCCATCGACAACGGCGCGGACGTCATCGAGCTGGGCGTGCCCTTCTCGGACCCGCTGGCCGATGGCCCCGTCATCCAGCGGGCCAGCGAACGGGCCGTCGCGCGAGGCGTCCGCCTGACCGACGTGCTCGCCCTGGCGAAGGAGCTGCGCACGGCGCGCCCCAACTGCGGACTGGTGCTCTTCAGCTACCTGAACCCCGTCGTCCGCATGGGCATGAAGGCGTTCTGCGCGGCGGCGGCTGAGGCCGGGGCCGACGGCGTCCTGCTGACCGACATGATCGTCGAAGAGGCCGACGAGTATCGGGCCGAGATGGCCGCAAACAACCTGGCCCCCATCTTTCTGGCCGCGCCCACCAGCCCCGATGCCCGCCTGAAAGCCATCGGCGAGGCCTCACGCGGCTTCGTCTACGCCATCTCGCGAGTGGGCATCACGGGCGCGCAGCAGACCATCGCCGCGGACGCCGCGGAGCTGGTCGGGCGGCTGCGCCGGTTCACCCAGTTGCCTATCGCTGTAGGCTTTGGCATCTCGACGCCCGAGCATGTGCAGGCGGTCGGCCAGTTTGCCGACGCGGCGATTATCGGCTCGGCGCTGGTCGCGCTCATCGAGCGGTCGGCACCCGAAGAAGCAGCCACCGCAGTCGGAAGATTTATCGGCAGCTTGCGCGCCAACCCAGCCAGTCCAGCGGCGGGGACTCTATGATGGAGGTTCAAGGTCTCGGAGGACGTTCTATGGAAATTGTGGAATTGCGGCAAAGAATCGACGAGCTGGATGAACAGATCGTCAAGCTCATCAGCACGCGGGCCGAGGCGGCTCAGGCCATCGGCCAGTTGAAAAAGGTGACGGACATCCCCGTCTATGAACCGAAGCGCGAGAAGGAAGTGTTGGAGCACGTGCAGGCCGTGAACCCGGGGCCACTGGCCAATGCGGAGATCGTCCACGTTTACGAGCGCATTATGGATGTGATGCGGACCTTGCAGCGGCGGTAAAGCAAAGCTTCACCGCAAAGTTTTAGCAATTAGCACCAAACAAGTTACATATTTACCGCAGCAAAAATTCTGCTCAATTCTGGTTACAGATAAGAGCTTCTGGAAACGAAGAAGGAAGACACGCAATGATCGTAGCGATGCAGGATGAGGCTAAAGAAGAGCTAATACAACAGGTCATCGAAAAGATGGTGGAGATCGGCTTCGACGTCCACCGCACCACCGGAGCCACCTCGACGATTCTCGCCGGAGTCGGCAAGCCCGGACACTTCGATGTCGCCGAGTTCCAGGTGCTTGAGGGCGTTCACCAGGCCTACCGGATCAGCTCGCCGTACAAGCTGGCCGGACGCGGCTTCCGCCCCGAAGGCACCACCATCACGTTCCCCAACGGCGTCGTGGTCGGCGGCGAGAACGTAACCATCATGGCCGGGCCGTGCTCGGTCGAGTCGCCCGAGCAGATCCTGCTCAGCGCCCAGCAGGTGAAGGCTGCAGGCGGCCAGTTCCTGCGCGGCGGAGCCTTCAAGCCACGCAGCTCGCCGTACAGCTTCCAGGGCATGGGGCTCGAGGGCCTGAAGCTGCTGCGCGAGGTCGCCGACGAGACCGGCCTGCTCGTTATCACCGAGGTCATGGAGATCTCGCAGATCGAGCTCATGCTGCCTTACATCGACTGCTTCCAGGTGGGCGCGCGCAACATGCAGAACTTTAACCTGCTGCGCGAGCTGGGCTATGTGCGCAAGCCGGTGCTGCTGAAGCGCGGCATCGCCGCCACCATTGAAGAGGTGCTGCTCTCGGCCGAGTACATCCTCTCCGGCGGCAACTACGACCTGATGCTCTGCGAGCGCGGAATCCGCACCTTCGAGACCTACACACGCAACACGATGGATATCTCGGCCATCCCGGTGCTCAAGAAGCTGACGCACCTGCCTGTGCTGGGCGACCCCTCGCACGGCGTCGGCAAGCGGGAGTTCGTTGCGCCGATGGCCCTGGCCTCTGTAGCTGCGGGCGCGGACGGGCTGCTGATGGAGATGCACCCGAATCCCGACAAGGCCCTCTCGGACGGTGCCCAGAGCCTCTTCCCGGAGCAGCTTGAGAAGCTGGTCGCGCAGTTGCGGCAGATTGCCCCCATCGTCGGCCGCAGCGTGGCGTAGTAGCATCGCGGAATGGAACGAGTTGCAATCGTCGGAACGGGGCTGATCGGAACATCGATCGGCCTCGCTTTGCGTGAGGCGGGTTTTGCGGGCGAGATCGTCGGCGTAGACAACAACGCCGCGGAGCTGGAAACAGCCGTGGCGATGGGCGCGATCTCACGCGCGGGCGTTTTCGATGATGTGACGCAGGCCGACGTCGCCGTGCTGGCCGTGCCCGTGCTCGCCATCATGGATTGGATGGAGCGGCTCGCGCCACGGATGGGCGCGCATCAGCTCATCACCGATGTGGGCAGCACCAAGCTGGCCATCGTGGAGCACTCCCGCAAGCTGAAGCTCAATGGCGATGCGGCCCGCTTTCTGCCGGGGCATCCGATGGCGGGTAAGGAGTCGGGCGGAGCGGCTCTGGGTGAGGCGAAGTTGCTCGATAATGCGATGTGGCTCTTTACGCCGGTTGATGAAGAGACCTCCATCGAGGCCGCGTGGCGCGACTGGGTGGCGAAGTTCGGCTGCCGCAGCATGAACCTCGATCCGGCCCGCCACGACACGCTCTGCGCCTGGGTCAGCCACATGCCCCAGATGGTCGCGACCGCGATGGCTGCGCTGCTCGAAGATGAGCTGGCCGGAGCCGATGAGATTGCCGCCATCGGCGGACGTGCGCTGCGCGAGATGACTCGGCTAGGGGCCAGCCCCTACAGCATGTGGCGCGACGTCGCCATGACCAACACCGCGCCTGTCGCCGCAACGCTCTTCGCACTGGAGCAGCGGCTTGCCCACATCCGCGAGAACCTGAAGACGCCGGAGCTGCGCGAAGAGTTCGGCAAGGCGAATCGCTTCCGCGCCCCGCGCAAGTAAAGGCATGTCCTGCCGGACGGGCCTCCTGCGCGGAGGGCGGTCACTTCGTGACGCGTATACCTTGTCTTGATGACTCAAAAGACATCGGTCCTCCCGCTGGTCGGAGACAAGCGGAAGGACCTCAGAGAATCAATTCCCCATACCACCCCGAGAATGGCACGAAGTGCTAATGGGCTACAGCGTCTTCGGGTAGAGGCTTCTCAGCTTTGCTCGGCAGCCTCATCAGGAACGGCAGCGGGCACAGGCAAAGAATCATCATCGACAACACTGCGAAGGCGTTCTTGTAACTCAACATCGAAGCCTGCCGAAGCATCTGCTGATAGGCGTATCCGGTAGCAGTCTGTGCGGCCTGGGCCGCAGTCATACCGCCCGAACGCAGCATCGAGACGATAGCGTCCATGTAGCCGCGATAGCCGGGGCTGCCGGGAATCACGTTACTCACAAGCACCTGCTGGTGCGTCTGCGCCGTGCGCGCCAGGAACGTCGTCAACAGCGCCGTGCCCGCCGAGCCGCCGAGATTGCGAGCAAAGTTCGAGAGGCTAGAGATCTGGTTCGACTTCGAGCGCGGCACGCCCACGTAGTTCAACGTCGAGATGGGGATGAAGATGAACGGCAGTCCGATCACCTGCAACATACGCCAGATCGTCACCGTGCCGAAGCTGCTGTCGAGCGAGAGCCGTGTCAGGTTGTAGATGCCGATGGACGTGGCCAGATACCCGAGGCAGACCGTCAGGCGCGGGTCGATCTTCCACCCTAGCGAGCGGCCCGCGATGATCATGCCGAACATCATCACAAAGCCCGCCGGCGACAGCACCATACCGGCGCGTTCGGCGGTGTAGCCGAGCAGAGATTGGAGATACTGCGGGATGAGGACCGTGGAGCCGAACAGCACCATGCCGAGGATGAGTTGCAAGAAGACAGCCGTGCCGAAGTTCCGATTTTGTAACAGTTTCAGGTCCACAATCGGATCGGGGTGCCGCCACTCCCAGAAGACGAAGGTGATGAGCAGGCAGGCCGCGAGGATGGCGACGGTCGTAATCATCGGATCGCCGAACCAGTCCTTCTCCTGTCCCTTGTCGAGGAAGAACTCGAGGCAGCCGACACCCGACGCTACCAGCGCCAGTCCCATGAAATCGACGGGAGCTTTGATCTTGGTGCGCGCCTTCAACTGCGGTGGGTCTTCCACCATACGGTTCGAGAGCCAGAGCGACAGCAGGCCGATGGGCAGGTTGATGAAGAAGATCCAATGCCAGTTGTAGTTGTCGGTGATGTAGCCGCCCAGCGTCGGCCCGATCGCCGGGGCGATGACGACGGCGGTGCCGTAGACCGCGAAGGCTTGCCCACGCTTGGCTACCGAGAAGGTATCGGCCAGGATGGCCTGCTCCGATGGTGCAAGACCGCCGCCGCCTGCACCTTGCAGGATGCGGGCCAGGATCAGGATTGGCAGCGACGGCGCGAGTCCGCATAGCAGCGAGCAGACGGTAAAGACCGCGACGCACGTCATGTAAAAACGCTTGCGGCCGATGCGGTTCGAGAGCCAGCCGGAGATGGGCAGCACCACGGCCGAGCTGACCAGGTAGCTGGTCAGCACCCATGTCGCCTCCTCCTGCGATGCGCCGAGCGAACCGGCGATGTGCGGCAGAGCCACGTTGGCAATGGAGGTATCGAGCACTTCCATGAACGTGGCCAGCGTGACCGTGAGCGCGATCGCCCAGGGATTGTAACGCGGCTTCCACTCGTCTTCGTGATGCGCAGTATCAGGCATATCAGTGTACTGATATAGTATCAGCTAGCTGATATGAAAACGCCTCAGGAGAAGATTAAGAAATCAACACGCGAGACGGAGATGCGCCGGGCCGGTGTCAACATTAAGCATCTGCTAATTGCGCTGCGCGGCCGTATGGATGAACGTCTCCGCGAGCGCAAGATCACCTCGGCGCAACTGCGGTTGCTGCGTGAGTTGCAGGTGACTCCCGGCATCTCCGGGGCGAAGCTTGCGCGGGCGTGCTCGATTACGCCGCAGACTGCGCAGGCGATGCTGGTGCGCTCGGTGAAGGCGGGATGGATTGTTCGCGGGGCGGACAAAGAGAATGGACGGCTGGTGACGGCGCGCCTGACTCCGGCGGGGGAGAAGCTGCTTGCCTACGCCGAGCAGATCGTCCGCGAGGTGGAGGCGGATGCCTGGGCGGGCCTCTCGGTCGGGGAGCTTCGCAGCCTTAGCGTTGTTCTCGAGCGTGTCCTCGCCAA
This is a stretch of genomic DNA from Granulicella sp. WH15. It encodes these proteins:
- the aroF gene encoding 3-deoxy-7-phosphoheptulonate synthase, with the translated sequence MIVAMQDEAKEELIQQVIEKMVEIGFDVHRTTGATSTILAGVGKPGHFDVAEFQVLEGVHQAYRISSPYKLAGRGFRPEGTTITFPNGVVVGGENVTIMAGPCSVESPEQILLSAQQVKAAGGQFLRGGAFKPRSSPYSFQGMGLEGLKLLREVADETGLLVITEVMEISQIELMLPYIDCFQVGARNMQNFNLLRELGYVRKPVLLKRGIAATIEEVLLSAEYILSGGNYDLMLCERGIRTFETYTRNTMDISAIPVLKKLTHLPVLGDPSHGVGKREFVAPMALASVAAGADGLLMEMHPNPDKALSDGAQSLFPEQLEKLVAQLRQIAPIVGRSVA
- a CDS encoding prephenate dehydrogenase — protein: MERVAIVGTGLIGTSIGLALREAGFAGEIVGVDNNAAELETAVAMGAISRAGVFDDVTQADVAVLAVPVLAIMDWMERLAPRMGAHQLITDVGSTKLAIVEHSRKLKLNGDAARFLPGHPMAGKESGGAALGEAKLLDNAMWLFTPVDEETSIEAAWRDWVAKFGCRSMNLDPARHDTLCAWVSHMPQMVATAMAALLEDELAGADEIAAIGGRALREMTRLGASPYSMWRDVAMTNTAPVAATLFALEQRLAHIRENLKTPELREEFGKANRFRAPRK
- a CDS encoding DHA2 family efflux MFS transporter permease subunit; translation: MPDTAHHEDEWKPRYNPWAIALTVTLATFMEVLDTSIANVALPHIAGSLGASQEEATWVLTSYLVSSAVVLPISGWLSNRIGRKRFYMTCVAVFTVCSLLCGLAPSLPILILARILQGAGGGGLAPSEQAILADTFSVAKRGQAFAVYGTAVVIAPAIGPTLGGYITDNYNWHWIFFINLPIGLLSLWLSNRMVEDPPQLKARTKIKAPVDFMGLALVASGVGCLEFFLDKGQEKDWFGDPMITTVAILAACLLITFVFWEWRHPDPIVDLKLLQNRNFGTAVFLQLILGMVLFGSTVLIPQYLQSLLGYTAERAGMVLSPAGFVMMFGMIIAGRSLGWKIDPRLTVCLGYLATSIGIYNLTRLSLDSSFGTVTIWRMLQVIGLPFIFIPISTLNYVGVPRSKSNQISSLSNFARNLGGSAGTALLTTFLARTAQTHQQVLVSNVIPGSPGYRGYMDAIVSMLRSGGMTAAQAAQTATGYAYQQMLRQASMLSYKNAFAVLSMMILCLCPLPFLMRLPSKAEKPLPEDAVAH
- a CDS encoding MarR family transcriptional regulator, with product MKTPQEKIKKSTRETEMRRAGVNIKHLLIALRGRMDERLRERKITSAQLRLLRELQVTPGISGAKLARACSITPQTAQAMLVRSVKAGWIVRGADKENGRLVTARLTPAGEKLLAYAEQIVREVEADAWAGLSVGELRSLSVVLERVLANLDTECGSRGCMGK